In Bacillus cereus ATCC 14579, a single window of DNA contains:
- a CDS encoding DUF368 domain-containing protein — translation MEWRNIYRGFCMGVSDLIPGVSGGTIAVVLGIYEQLLAAISGFFSREWKKHLGFLIPLAAGVAAAFLTLSHVIKYLLANHYEPTQFFFLGLIISILPMLMREADAKSSFKGKHIVLLIVAAILVAITAFFKPDKAADPITTLTILNAIGLFFAGWMASMAMLLPGISGSFILLIIGVYPTAINALTTLNLPLIVVIGAGVMVGFVVSSKGISFLLDRYKSMTFAAIIGLVIGSIVIVFPGIPTGGFSIISSIITFILGFAIVTYFGKK, via the coding sequence GATTTAATTCCTGGTGTGAGCGGCGGTACAATCGCTGTTGTGTTAGGGATTTATGAACAATTGCTTGCGGCAATTAGTGGATTCTTTAGTCGTGAATGGAAAAAACATTTAGGATTTTTAATTCCACTTGCAGCTGGTGTGGCAGCGGCATTTTTAACGTTAAGTCACGTTATTAAATATTTACTTGCAAATCATTATGAACCGACTCAATTTTTCTTCCTCGGTTTAATTATTAGTATATTACCGATGTTAATGAGGGAAGCTGATGCAAAGTCGTCGTTTAAAGGTAAGCACATCGTTTTATTAATAGTTGCAGCAATTCTTGTTGCGATTACAGCTTTCTTTAAACCAGATAAGGCAGCAGATCCAATTACGACGTTAACAATTTTAAATGCAATTGGTTTATTTTTCGCAGGATGGATGGCTAGCATGGCCATGCTGCTTCCTGGAATTAGTGGATCGTTTATTTTATTAATTATTGGTGTGTATCCAACAGCAATTAACGCTTTAACTACACTTAACTTACCTTTAATCGTGGTTATCGGTGCTGGTGTTATGGTTGGATTTGTTGTAAGTAGTAAAGGCATTAGTTTTTTATTAGATCGTTATAAAAGTATGACATTTGCGGCAATTATTGGACTTGTAATCGGTTCGATTGTAATTGTATTCCCTGGGATTCCGACTGGTGGATTTTCAATTATAAGTTCAATCATTACCTTTATTTTAGGATTTGCGATTGTTACTTATTTCGGTAAGAAATAA
- the rapZ gene encoding RNase adapter RapZ, which produces MTENNDIKMVIITGMSGAGKTVALQSFEDLGYFCVDNLPPMLLPKFIELMADSKGKMNKVALGIDLRGREFFEHLWGALDDLSERTWIIPHILFLDAKDSTLVTRYKETRRSHPLAPTGLPLKGIEAERNLLTDMKARANIVLDTSDLKPKELREKIVHLFSTETEQAFRVNVMSFGFKYGIPIDADLVFDVRFLPNPYYIPHMKPLTGLDEEVSSYVLKFNETHKFLEKLTDLITFMLPHYKREGKSQLVIAIGCTGGQHRSVTLTEYLGKHLKPEYSVHVSHRDVEKRKGH; this is translated from the coding sequence ATGACAGAGAATAATGATATAAAAATGGTAATTATTACAGGGATGTCTGGAGCCGGAAAAACAGTAGCTTTACAAAGTTTTGAAGATTTAGGATATTTTTGTGTGGATAATTTACCACCGATGTTATTGCCAAAGTTTATTGAGCTTATGGCGGATTCAAAAGGGAAAATGAATAAAGTGGCACTTGGTATTGATTTACGTGGCCGCGAGTTTTTCGAACATTTATGGGGAGCACTTGATGATTTATCAGAACGTACATGGATTATTCCTCATATTTTATTTTTAGATGCGAAAGATAGTACGCTTGTAACTCGTTATAAAGAAACGAGACGTTCGCATCCACTTGCACCAACTGGTTTGCCGTTAAAGGGAATCGAAGCAGAGCGTAATTTATTAACAGATATGAAGGCACGAGCGAATATTGTGCTTGATACATCGGATTTAAAACCGAAAGAATTACGTGAAAAAATTGTTCACTTGTTCTCAACAGAAACTGAGCAAGCATTTCGTGTAAATGTTATGTCATTTGGATTTAAGTACGGTATTCCAATTGATGCAGATTTAGTATTTGATGTTCGTTTTTTACCAAATCCATATTACATTCCACATATGAAGCCATTAACAGGACTAGATGAAGAAGTTTCTTCGTATGTACTGAAATTTAATGAGACACATAAGTTTTTAGAGAAGTTGACGGATCTGATTACTTTCATGCTGCCTCATTATAAAAGAGAAGGCAAAAGTCAACTTGTAATTGCAATTGGATGTACAGGTGGACAGCATCGTTCTGTTACGCTTACAGAATACCTTGGGAAACATTTGAAACCAGAGTATAGTGTTCATGTATCTCATCGTGATGTGGAGAAGAGAAAGGGCCATTAA
- a CDS encoding gluconeogenesis factor YvcK family protein: MKKERKPKIVIMGGGTGLSVLLRGLKQYPVDITAVVTIADDGGSSGRLRDELEIPPPGDIRNVLVALSDVEPLVEALFQHRFTTGDGLKGHALGNLLLAGMTSITGDFFHAITETSKVLNVRGRVLPAANQSAVLHAELEDGEIVTGESKIPYYGKKINRVFLTPEDVEPLHETLAEIKRADLLVFGPGSLYTSILPNLVVNKIGDAVLAAKAKKVYVCNVMTQAGETMGYTAFDHVQALHDHLGQPFINTAIVNNREIPCELRKSYEEEMSTPVVVDEERFVENNIDVIQEGLAKYDDHVVRHDTLKLASILYSLL, encoded by the coding sequence ATGAAAAAAGAGAGAAAGCCTAAAATTGTCATCATGGGAGGCGGAACTGGACTCTCTGTTTTATTAAGGGGATTAAAGCAATATCCTGTTGATATTACAGCAGTTGTTACAATTGCTGATGATGGTGGCAGTTCGGGTAGATTACGTGATGAGCTAGAAATTCCACCTCCAGGTGACATCCGTAACGTACTTGTTGCGTTATCGGATGTAGAGCCACTGGTGGAAGCTTTATTTCAGCACCGTTTCACAACAGGAGACGGACTGAAAGGTCATGCGTTAGGAAATCTATTGTTGGCAGGTATGACCTCGATTACAGGAGACTTTTTCCATGCAATTACAGAAACAAGTAAAGTATTAAATGTCAGAGGACGTGTATTACCAGCAGCGAATCAAAGTGCGGTACTTCATGCGGAACTTGAAGATGGGGAAATTGTAACAGGTGAATCAAAGATTCCTTATTACGGAAAGAAGATTAATCGTGTCTTTTTAACTCCAGAAGATGTAGAGCCATTGCATGAAACGTTGGCTGAGATTAAACGAGCTGATTTACTTGTTTTCGGTCCTGGAAGTTTGTATACGAGTATATTGCCCAATTTAGTTGTTAACAAAATTGGAGACGCTGTTCTTGCTGCAAAGGCGAAGAAGGTATATGTATGTAACGTTATGACACAAGCGGGTGAAACGATGGGATATACTGCTTTTGATCATGTGCAGGCGTTACACGATCATTTAGGGCAACCATTTATCAATACTGCAATTGTAAATAACCGTGAGATTCCTTGTGAATTACGCAAGTCATATGAGGAAGAAATGTCTACACCAGTTGTAGTGGATGAAGAACGTTTTGTTGAAAATAATATTGATGTTATTCAAGAGGGATTAGCGAAGTATGATGATCATGTTGTAAGGCATGATACGTTAAAGTTAGCGTCCATTTTATATTCATTGTTATAA
- a CDS encoding NUDIX hydrolase, with the protein MQRVTNCVLIRDNEVLLLQKPRRNWWVAPGGKMERGETVRDSVVREYREETGIYLKNPALKGVFTFVIQEGDKVVSEWMMFSFLATDFAGENKLESEEGIIGWHTFDKIDDLAMAPGDYHIIDYLIKGNGIIYGTFVYTPDFELLSYRLDPS; encoded by the coding sequence ATGCAAAGAGTGACAAACTGTGTGTTAATTAGAGATAATGAAGTACTCTTACTCCAAAAACCTCGCCGAAATTGGTGGGTTGCACCAGGCGGGAAAATGGAGCGTGGTGAGACTGTAAGAGATTCCGTTGTTCGCGAGTATCGTGAAGAAACAGGTATTTATTTGAAAAACCCAGCGTTAAAGGGGGTCTTCACCTTTGTCATCCAAGAAGGTGATAAAGTTGTTTCTGAATGGATGATGTTCTCCTTTTTAGCGACAGATTTTGCAGGAGAAAACAAACTAGAGAGCGAAGAAGGCATCATTGGTTGGCATACATTTGATAAAATTGATGATTTAGCAATGGCGCCAGGAGATTATCACATTATTGATTATTTAATTAAAGGAAATGGCATAATCTACGGTACATTTGTATATACCCCAGATTTTGAGTTGCTTTCATATCGATTAGATCCGAGTTAA